The following are encoded together in the Lactuca sativa cultivar Salinas chromosome 1, Lsat_Salinas_v11, whole genome shotgun sequence genome:
- the LOC128128244 gene encoding telomere repeat-binding protein 3-like yields MLEKNEVEHVNAISEEEEGEQVADSIKIYQLSQRRTRRPFSVSEVQALVEAVETLGAGTWRDVKMRAFDDANHRTYVDLKDKWKTLVHTASISPQQRRGEPVSQELLDWVLAAHAYWSQHQNGNIRRQQCKEKLM; encoded by the exons ATGTTGGAGAAGAATGAAGTAGAACATGTGAATGCAataagtgaagaagaagaaggagaacaaGTGGCAGATTCAATTAAAATATATCAACTTTCACAAAGAAGAACCAGGAGACCTTTTTCAGTGTCTGAAGTACAAGCGCTTGTGGAAGCTGTTGAGACCCTTGGAGCTGGAAC ATGGCGTGATGTTAAAATGCGTGCTTTTGATGATGCAAACCATCGAACTTACGTGGACTTGA AAGATAAATGGAAAACTTTGGTTCACACAGCAAGCATTTCGCCTCAACAAAGAAGGGGAGAGCCGGTCTCACAGGAGCTTCTTGACTGGGTCTTGGCAGCACATGCTTATTGGTCTCAACATCAAAATGGAAACATCAGAAGACAACAATGTAAAGAAAAGTTGATGTGA